From Paenibacillus graminis, a single genomic window includes:
- a CDS encoding sensor histidine kinase has protein sequence MIKSLYARVVFTFLGVVIVSLLSVLFVQSYFYNGHIEAIVEEKMIGNAQMIIQLYKKLAPKDAKAFVEVSNSMPFYKVRFYDSSGTLLNPGSAAPDRQKDQPYLQQVLKQNKIYRNGASEDDEITVGLPFELNGSPHVLLVTTQTSFVLDEIDSLTRYQQLFTLGLGSILVLIAARYMVRPLQKLTHATQRMARGDFNVGLSTKRRDEIGQLTLSFNAMAAEVGRLDMLRRRFVSDVSHEIQSPLTSIKGYTRVLKIKSVDEKTRMQMLNIIDEESDRLSRLCDDLLELTSLEHEHAKPAPQKFRLDEQLRKAVIRLEPQWSASNLDMQLMLESITIVADEDRMNQVWNNLLGNCIKFTADHGKIMVESFKKGESAVVRMTDNGIGIPEEEISQIFKPFYKVDKARNRNVSGNGIGLSIVKRIVDLHHGKIEVSSRLGKGTSFSIILPLEDTKPEL, from the coding sequence ATGATTAAATCGCTTTATGCCCGCGTCGTGTTCACGTTTCTGGGGGTCGTCATAGTCAGCCTGCTCTCGGTTTTATTCGTTCAAAGCTATTTCTACAATGGCCATATCGAAGCGATCGTGGAAGAGAAGATGATTGGCAATGCGCAAATGATCATTCAATTATATAAGAAATTGGCTCCGAAGGATGCGAAAGCTTTCGTGGAAGTAAGCAATTCTATGCCTTTTTATAAGGTGCGGTTTTATGACAGCTCGGGAACGCTGCTGAACCCGGGGAGCGCTGCTCCAGACCGGCAGAAGGATCAACCGTATCTGCAGCAAGTGCTCAAGCAGAACAAAATTTATCGCAACGGGGCCAGCGAGGATGATGAGATTACGGTTGGCCTGCCTTTTGAGCTGAACGGTTCGCCGCACGTCTTGTTGGTTACGACCCAGACCAGTTTTGTCCTCGACGAAATCGATTCCTTGACCCGGTATCAGCAGCTGTTTACTCTCGGTTTGGGAAGTATTCTGGTGTTGATCGCTGCGCGGTATATGGTCAGGCCCCTGCAGAAGCTGACGCATGCAACGCAAAGAATGGCCAGGGGCGATTTTAACGTTGGCCTGTCTACTAAACGTCGCGACGAAATTGGACAGCTCACCCTAAGCTTTAACGCGATGGCGGCTGAAGTGGGAAGGCTGGATATGCTCCGTCGGCGGTTTGTTTCCGATGTATCCCACGAAATCCAATCTCCTCTAACGTCGATCAAAGGATATACCCGTGTGCTGAAGATCAAGTCCGTGGACGAGAAAACCCGTATGCAGATGCTGAATATTATCGATGAGGAGAGCGACAGGCTGTCCCGGCTGTGCGACGATCTGCTGGAATTGACCAGTCTGGAGCACGAGCATGCAAAGCCTGCTCCGCAAAAGTTTCGTCTAGACGAGCAACTGCGCAAAGCTGTCATTCGCCTGGAACCGCAATGGTCTGCCAGCAATCTGGATATGCAGCTAATGCTGGAATCGATAACCATTGTGGCGGATGAAGACAGGATGAATCAGGTGTGGAACAACTTGCTTGGCAATTGCATCAAATTTACCGCCGATCATGGAAAGATAATGGTGGAGTCCTTCAAGAAAGGCGAAAGCGCAGTCGTCCGAATGACGGACAATGGAATCGGCATACCTGAGGAGGAAATCAGCCAAATTTTCAAACCGTTCTACAAAGTGGATAAAGCGAGAAACCGCAATGTTAGCGGCAACGGAATCGGTCTTTCCATCGTGAAGCGGATTGTCGATCTTCATCATGGAAAAATCGAAGTGTCCAGCAGATTGGGGAAAGGAACCTCCTTCTCGATCATACTTCCCCTCGAAGATACAAAGCCCGAATTGTAA